From a single Mycolicibacterium moriokaense genomic region:
- a CDS encoding DUF2771 domain-containing protein — MKRVVAALAAVVIVASSASGVLIWRLAQHPPPQHPEISAYTDGQLVRVGPYSYCNVVDLNDCENPETVGELAVDAKHPVQLSVPSEISRAPWLLGRKYEGSDVLEEFAPDTKLAVTIPTVDPHRGKLEGFVVQLPTIVVDEEGNEHPSWHAEWSVRTVWPQPAE, encoded by the coding sequence GTGAAGCGCGTCGTAGCCGCGCTGGCGGCCGTGGTGATCGTGGCGTCCTCTGCGAGCGGGGTGCTGATCTGGCGGCTCGCACAGCATCCGCCGCCGCAGCATCCCGAGATCAGCGCCTACACCGATGGCCAACTCGTGCGGGTCGGGCCCTACAGCTATTGCAACGTCGTCGATCTCAACGACTGCGAAAACCCGGAAACCGTAGGCGAACTCGCTGTCGACGCGAAGCATCCCGTGCAGTTGTCCGTGCCGTCAGAGATATCGAGAGCGCCCTGGCTACTCGGGCGCAAGTACGAAGGATCCGACGTGCTCGAGGAGTTCGCGCCGGACACCAAACTGGCGGTGACCATTCCGACCGTGGATCCGCATCGCGGCAAGCTGGAGGGCTTCGTCGTGCAGCTGCCCACCATTGTCGTCGACGAGGAGGGCAACGAACATCCGTCGTGGCACGCGGAGTGGTCGGTACGGACCGTCTGGCCTCAGCCCGCGGAGTGA
- a CDS encoding glutathione S-transferase family protein — protein sequence MSYVASGGEFNRDTNYITTRITADGRDGYPVESGRYRLVVARACPWANRAIIVRRLLGLEDALSIGFCGPTHDQDSWTFDLDPGGVDPVLKIPRLKDAYLKRFPNYEKGITVPAIVDVPTGEVVTNDFAQMTLDFSTEWTEFHRDGAPHLYPEPLRDDINEVAQRIYTEVNNGVYRCGFAGSQDAYEKAYDRLFTALDWLSDRLGNQRYLVGDTITEADVRLFTTLARFDPVYHGHFKCNRNKLSELPVLWAYARDLFQTPGFGDTIDFVQIKQHYYIVHSDINPTQIVPKGPDLSNWLTPHGREALGGRPFGDGTPPGPTREGERVPAGHSAG from the coding sequence ATGAGCTATGTCGCCAGCGGAGGCGAGTTCAACCGCGACACGAACTACATCACCACGCGAATCACCGCCGACGGTCGCGACGGGTATCCCGTCGAGTCCGGCCGATACCGGCTGGTGGTCGCGCGCGCCTGCCCGTGGGCCAACCGGGCGATCATCGTGCGTCGGCTGCTGGGCCTGGAAGACGCTCTCTCCATTGGCTTTTGCGGACCCACGCATGACCAGGACAGCTGGACATTCGACCTCGACCCCGGCGGCGTGGACCCGGTCCTGAAGATCCCGCGGCTGAAGGACGCCTACCTCAAGCGTTTCCCGAACTATGAGAAGGGCATCACGGTGCCGGCGATCGTCGACGTGCCGACCGGTGAGGTGGTGACCAACGACTTCGCCCAGATGACGCTGGACTTCTCCACCGAGTGGACCGAATTCCACCGCGACGGCGCGCCCCATCTGTACCCCGAACCGCTGCGCGACGATATCAACGAAGTCGCCCAGCGCATCTACACCGAGGTCAACAACGGCGTGTATCGATGCGGGTTCGCCGGTTCTCAGGACGCGTACGAAAAGGCCTACGACCGGTTGTTCACCGCGCTCGACTGGCTGTCCGATCGGCTGGGGAATCAGCGATACCTGGTGGGCGACACCATCACCGAGGCCGATGTGCGGTTGTTCACCACGCTGGCCCGGTTCGACCCCGTCTACCACGGCCACTTCAAGTGCAACCGCAACAAGCTCTCCGAGCTACCGGTGCTGTGGGCCTACGCCCGCGACCTGTTCCAGACCCCGGGTTTCGGCGACACCATCGATTTCGTGCAGATCAAACAGCACTACTACATCGTGCACTCCGACATCAATCCGACGCAGATCGTGCCGAAGGGTCCGGATCTGTCGAATTGGCTCACCCCGCACGGCCGGGAGGCGTTGGGCGGCAGGCCGTTTGGCGATGGCACTCCGCCTGGGCCGACGCGCGAGGGCGAGCGGGTGCCCGCCGGTCACTCCGCGGGCTGA
- a CDS encoding DUF3027 domain-containing protein, whose product MDSVTESAEQGAGSPTEDPAPRPDLETVLLGAVDLARAAIVEFSGEDTVGEYLGASFEDPTAATHRFLADMPGYRGWQWAVVVAACPGADHATISEVVLVPGPTALLAPKWVPWQDRVRPGDLSPGDLLAPPIDDPRLVPGYMASGDPAIDEVAAEVGFGRKQVLSPWGRADAAQRWHDGEFGPGSAMARSTRRVCRDCGFYVPLSGSLGLMFGVCANEMSADGHVVDSEYGCGAHSDTPPPQGSGSPLFDPYDDGVLDLTEPVD is encoded by the coding sequence ATGGACAGCGTGACGGAATCTGCCGAGCAGGGCGCGGGGTCTCCGACGGAGGACCCGGCGCCCCGCCCGGACCTGGAGACGGTGCTGCTCGGCGCCGTCGACCTCGCGCGCGCGGCCATCGTCGAATTCAGTGGTGAGGACACCGTCGGGGAGTACCTCGGCGCCAGCTTCGAAGATCCGACCGCTGCCACCCACCGGTTCCTCGCCGATATGCCCGGCTACCGCGGCTGGCAGTGGGCCGTCGTCGTGGCCGCGTGTCCCGGCGCGGATCACGCCACGATCAGCGAGGTCGTCCTCGTCCCTGGTCCGACGGCATTGCTCGCCCCGAAGTGGGTGCCCTGGCAGGACCGGGTCAGGCCCGGCGACCTGAGCCCCGGCGATCTGCTGGCACCGCCGATCGATGACCCCCGACTCGTGCCCGGTTACATGGCCAGCGGGGACCCGGCCATCGACGAGGTCGCCGCGGAGGTCGGCTTCGGCCGCAAGCAGGTACTCAGCCCGTGGGGTCGCGCCGACGCCGCCCAGCGCTGGCACGACGGTGAGTTCGGTCCCGGTTCGGCGATGGCGCGGTCGACGCGTCGCGTGTGCCGCGACTGCGGCTTCTATGTCCCGCTGTCAGGGTCGCTTGGGCTGATGTTCGGTGTGTGCGCGAACGAGATGTCCGCCGACGGTCATGTGGTCGACTCCGAATACGGTTGCGGCGCGCATTCGGATACACCGCCGCCGCAGGGCAGCGGTTCGCCGCTCTTCGACCCCTACGACGACGGCGTGCTCGACCTGACCGAACCCGTCGACTAG
- a CDS encoding MoaD/ThiS family protein, whose product MTTTTTVEVTVRFYAAARAAAGNEAETIRIRPGTTLAGLVDQLSDRDAKLAKVLMRCSFLCDGVAVRDTDVALNNAQTIDVLPPFAGG is encoded by the coding sequence ATGACGACAACCACCACCGTCGAGGTGACCGTGCGGTTTTACGCCGCGGCGAGAGCGGCAGCGGGTAACGAAGCGGAGACGATCCGGATTCGGCCGGGAACGACGCTCGCCGGACTCGTCGATCAACTCAGCGATCGCGACGCGAAACTCGCGAAAGTGTTGATGCGCTGCTCGTTTCTGTGCGACGGCGTGGCCGTCCGCGACACGGATGTGGCGCTGAACAACGCGCAGACGATCGACGTTCTTCCGCCTTTCGCTGGCGGTTAA
- a CDS encoding transglycosylase family protein, producing the protein MSGRHRKPTASAVNVAKVAFTGAVIGTGGLALAGQANAATDSEWDQVARCESGGNWAINTGNGYHGGLQFSPSTWTSNGGGEFAPAAYLASKEEQIVVAERVLASQGKGAWPSCGRPLSGPTPRSIANDAPEALNNVPPPPVDPFAPPPPAPFDALAAPVPPPPAPVDPLAPPPPPAPIEALAAPVPPPPAPVDPVAPPPADALAAPLPPPPPAPAPPPVQSMAAAAINEAVAPPLAPPPPPPPPAVPEVDALAAPLPEAPAAPAPAPAPEPPIDALAAPVPPPPPVDVQTVANWDVATPNEQAPLWALHADVPLEPAPALPPVPPAAPPAPAPAPLAVLNDVDVPQAAFDAANQAASGELPVPAEVPHLVSPENLNPGTTTDRAAVTSDTPNVSYLKEIWHAIQTQEITGKDALLALTQRPLTTPDRAGQAPLAPGQLPADPALPPPAPAPLPPA; encoded by the coding sequence ATGAGTGGACGGCACCGTAAGCCCACTGCATCGGCCGTAAACGTCGCGAAGGTCGCCTTCACCGGGGCGGTCATCGGCACCGGAGGCCTCGCCCTCGCCGGCCAGGCCAACGCAGCCACCGACAGCGAATGGGATCAGGTCGCCCGCTGTGAATCCGGCGGCAACTGGGCCATCAACACCGGCAACGGCTACCACGGTGGACTCCAGTTCTCCCCGAGCACCTGGACCAGCAACGGCGGCGGCGAGTTCGCGCCCGCCGCGTATCTGGCCTCCAAGGAAGAACAGATCGTTGTCGCCGAGCGCGTGCTCGCGAGCCAGGGCAAGGGCGCCTGGCCGTCCTGCGGCCGTCCACTTTCCGGGCCGACCCCGCGCAGCATCGCCAACGATGCGCCCGAGGCTTTGAACAACGTCCCGCCGCCGCCGGTCGACCCCTTCGCTCCGCCGCCACCCGCGCCGTTCGATGCGCTGGCCGCACCGGTTCCACCGCCGCCCGCGCCGGTCGACCCCCTGGCTCCGCCGCCACCCCCGGCACCGATCGAGGCGTTGGCCGCACCGGTTCCGCCGCCGCCCGCGCCCGTCGATCCGGTGGCTCCGCCGCCTGCCGATGCGTTGGCCGCACCGCTGCCGCCGCCACCTCCGGCGCCGGCACCGCCGCCTGTCCAGTCGATGGCCGCAGCAGCGATCAACGAGGCGGTTGCCCCGCCGCTCGCTCCGCCGCCGCCCCCGCCGCCTCCCGCGGTTCCTGAAGTGGACGCGCTGGCCGCACCGCTGCCCGAGGCGCCCGCGGCTCCAGCGCCGGCCCCGGCGCCCGAACCGCCGATCGATGCGCTGGCCGCTCCCGTTCCGCCGCCGCCTCCTGTCGACGTGCAGACCGTCGCGAATTGGGATGTCGCAACGCCGAATGAGCAGGCACCGCTGTGGGCTTTGCACGCCGATGTGCCGCTCGAGCCGGCCCCGGCGCTGCCGCCCGTGCCCCCGGCCGCTCCCCCGGCTCCCGCGCCCGCCCCGCTGGCAGTGCTCAACGACGTCGACGTCCCGCAGGCGGCGTTCGATGCGGCGAATCAGGCCGCTTCCGGTGAGCTTCCCGTGCCCGCCGAGGTCCCGCACCTGGTGAGCCCGGAGAACCTGAATCCGGGGACGACGACCGACCGCGCCGCCGTCACGTCCGATACGCCGAATGTCTCGTACCTCAAGGAGATCTGGCACGCGATCCAGACCCAGGAGATCACCGGCAAGGATGCGCTGCTGGCGCTGACGCAGCGGCCGCTCACGACTCCGGACCGAGCCGGCCAGGCACCGCTGGCGCCGGGGCAGCTCCCCGCGGATCCTGCACTCCCGCCGCCTGCGCCCGCACCTCTGCCCCCGGCCTGA
- the moaA gene encoding GTP 3',8-cyclase MoaA translates to MTVIDLGVPSLRPAVEAPADGPLVDTFGRIATDLRVSLTDRCNLRCTYCMPADGLDWLPGEQLLKPDELIRLLRIAVTRLGITSVRFTGGEPLVAKNLEGIVAATAALRPRPEITLTTNGIGLAKRAAALKQAGLDRINVSLDTVDAARFSRITRRDRLHDVLAGLEAAKAAGLNPVKVNAVLDPDTGLDDAVELLRFCVDHGYQLRIIEQMPLDAGHQWQRGKAIAADDVLAALRRHFDLTPDTAPRGSAPAELWRVDGDRGSVGIIASVSHAFCSACDRTRLTADGQVRNCLFAREETDLRRLMRTGADDDALEAGWRAAMWTKAAGHGINDPGFVQPDRPMSAIGG, encoded by the coding sequence ATGACGGTCATCGACCTGGGTGTGCCGTCGCTGCGCCCGGCGGTTGAGGCGCCCGCGGACGGCCCGCTCGTCGACACCTTCGGCCGCATCGCCACCGACCTGCGGGTGTCGCTGACCGACCGCTGCAACCTGCGCTGCACCTATTGCATGCCCGCCGACGGTCTGGACTGGCTGCCGGGCGAGCAACTGCTGAAACCGGACGAATTGATCCGGCTGCTGCGCATCGCGGTGACACGACTCGGGATCACCAGCGTGCGCTTCACCGGCGGCGAGCCGTTGGTCGCCAAGAACCTGGAGGGCATCGTCGCGGCCACTGCCGCGCTACGGCCGCGCCCCGAGATCACCCTGACCACGAACGGGATCGGGCTCGCCAAACGCGCCGCGGCGTTGAAGCAGGCGGGGCTGGACCGGATCAACGTCTCGCTGGACACGGTCGACGCCGCGCGGTTCAGCCGCATCACCCGTCGCGACCGCCTGCACGACGTCCTCGCCGGGCTGGAGGCCGCCAAGGCCGCCGGACTGAATCCGGTCAAGGTGAATGCGGTGCTGGATCCCGACACCGGTCTCGATGACGCCGTCGAACTGCTGCGGTTCTGCGTCGACCACGGGTACCAGCTGCGCATCATCGAGCAGATGCCGCTCGACGCGGGCCACCAGTGGCAGCGCGGTAAGGCGATCGCCGCCGACGACGTCCTCGCGGCGCTGCGCAGACACTTCGACCTCACGCCGGATACGGCGCCGCGGGGATCGGCGCCAGCGGAACTGTGGCGGGTCGACGGTGATCGCGGTTCGGTCGGCATCATCGCGTCGGTCTCGCACGCCTTCTGCTCGGCGTGCGACCGGACCCGCTTGACCGCGGACGGCCAGGTCCGCAACTGCCTGTTCGCCCGGGAGGAAACGGACCTGCGCCGACTGATGCGAACCGGCGCCGACGACGACGCCCTGGAGGCGGGGTGGCGCGCCGCGATGTGGACCAAGGCCGCCGGGCACGGCATCAATGACCCCGGCTTCGTGCAACCCGACCGCCCGATGAGCGCCATCGGCGGGTAG
- a CDS encoding Rv0880 family HTH-type transcriptional regulator, translated as MNEPDGRLANDLSLAVIRLARQLRFQRPDSHVSLSQLSALSTLAKEGAMTPGALAERERVRPPSMTRVIASLCELGLVARTAHPVDRRQILVSLSQAGSELIEAERRASQEWLTQRLAKLDDEQREALLTAADLMTAIVDESA; from the coding sequence GTGAATGAGCCCGACGGCCGCCTGGCGAACGATCTTTCGCTGGCCGTCATCCGGCTGGCTCGTCAATTGCGCTTCCAGCGTCCGGATTCCCACGTTTCGCTTTCGCAACTGTCGGCGCTCTCCACGCTTGCCAAAGAGGGCGCGATGACGCCGGGTGCATTAGCCGAGCGCGAGCGGGTTCGGCCGCCGTCGATGACGCGTGTCATCGCCTCGCTGTGTGAACTGGGTCTTGTTGCGCGCACGGCACATCCGGTCGACCGACGTCAGATCCTGGTGTCTCTGTCGCAGGCCGGTTCTGAGCTGATCGAGGCGGAGCGCCGCGCGAGCCAGGAGTGGCTGACGCAACGGCTGGCCAAACTCGACGACGAACAACGGGAGGCGCTGTTGACCGCCGCCGACCTGATGACGGCCATAGTCGACGAAAGCGCGTGA
- the moaC gene encoding cyclic pyranopterin monophosphate synthase MoaC produces the protein MTESAGAASQRPARPALSHIDEAGAAHMVDVTEKDPTTRIAVAAGALHTTTEVVEMIAAGGLPKGDALATARVAGILAAKRTSDLIPLCHQLALTGVDIDFIVDGAQVTIAATVRTTDRTGVEMEALTAVSVAALTLYDMIKAVDPAARIDDIRVLRKEGGKTGTWVR, from the coding sequence GTGACCGAATCGGCTGGGGCCGCATCGCAGCGCCCCGCCAGGCCCGCGCTTTCGCACATCGACGAAGCAGGCGCGGCGCACATGGTCGACGTCACCGAAAAGGACCCGACCACGCGCATTGCCGTCGCGGCAGGTGCCCTGCACACCACCACCGAAGTGGTGGAGATGATCGCGGCGGGTGGGCTGCCCAAGGGCGACGCGTTGGCCACCGCGCGGGTGGCCGGGATCCTGGCGGCCAAACGCACCAGCGACCTGATTCCGCTGTGCCACCAGCTGGCGTTGACCGGCGTCGATATCGACTTCATCGTCGACGGCGCCCAGGTGACCATCGCCGCGACGGTGCGGACCACCGACCGCACGGGCGTGGAGATGGAGGCATTGACCGCGGTGAGCGTCGCCGCACTGACCCTTTACGACATGATCAAGGCGGTGGACCCCGCCGCACGTATCGACGACATCCGGGTGCTGCGCAAAGAGGGCGGTAAGACCGGCACATGGGTGAGATGA
- a CDS encoding molybdenum cofactor biosynthesis protein MoaE: MTVVLRAELTELPIELVEHEALVAHEAAGAVVGFAGVVRDHDGGRGVTRLEYSAHPTAQQTLADVAAEIAADCQGVRAIAVSHRIGELTIGDAALVAAVSADHRGAAFETCQRLVDTVKERLPVWKHQFFSDGTEEWVGSA, translated from the coding sequence ATGACCGTCGTGTTGCGCGCCGAGCTCACCGAACTGCCGATCGAACTCGTTGAGCACGAGGCGCTCGTCGCGCACGAGGCCGCGGGAGCGGTCGTGGGTTTCGCGGGCGTCGTCCGTGACCACGACGGCGGTCGCGGGGTGACGAGGCTCGAGTACTCGGCACATCCCACGGCGCAGCAGACGCTGGCCGATGTGGCGGCCGAGATCGCCGCCGACTGTCAGGGAGTGCGGGCTATCGCCGTCAGCCACCGCATCGGCGAATTGACCATCGGCGACGCCGCGCTGGTGGCGGCCGTGTCCGCAGACCATCGAGGCGCGGCGTTCGAGACCTGTCAACGGCTCGTGGACACCGTCAAGGAACGGCTACCGGTGTGGAAGCACCAGTTCTTCTCAGACGGCACCGAGGAGTGGGTCGGCTCCGCCTAG
- a CDS encoding MFS transporter: MTGPRRDDRDPAGRRDARYYPPRPPSDAREHPGMANYPSDPIDGGYRRSRRSDPTPSANRWLPPLDEPARPHTSAPPPHTVGAGAGHRVTVTRAAAQRSREMGSKMYGLVHRAATADGADKSGLTALTWPVVANFAVDAAMAIALADTLFFAAASGESKGRVALYLLITIAPFAVVAPLIGPALDRLQHGRRVALATSFMLRTVLVLVLIGNFDGATGSFPSWVLYPCALGMMVLSKSFSVLRSAMTPRVLPPTIDLVRVNSRLTTFGLLGGTMVGGAVAAAAQYLFRVFELPGALYVVVAVSVAGAALSMRIPKWVEVTAGEVPATLSYHGRTGELRRHPEPHKGSSSARQPLGRNIITALWGNCTIKVMVGFLFLYPAFVAKAHDASGWEQLRILGLIGAAAAIGNFAGNFTSARLKLGHPAQVVVRCTIAVTASALATAVSGNLLVAAVATLITSGASAIAKASLDASLQDDLPERSRASAFGRSESLLQLAWVAGGAIGVLIYTQLWVGFTGVSAVLIVGLAQTVVSYRGDSLIPGLGGNRPVVAEQEGGRRPDGAAVTQE; encoded by the coding sequence GTGACCGGACCGCGCCGAGATGACAGGGACCCGGCTGGTCGGCGTGACGCTCGCTATTACCCTCCGCGGCCGCCGTCCGACGCGCGCGAGCACCCGGGGATGGCCAACTACCCCAGTGACCCCATCGACGGTGGCTACCGCCGGTCGCGCCGGTCCGACCCCACGCCAAGTGCCAACCGGTGGCTACCGCCGCTGGACGAACCGGCGCGGCCACACACGTCCGCGCCGCCGCCGCATACGGTCGGGGCCGGGGCGGGCCACCGGGTGACCGTCACGCGCGCCGCGGCGCAGCGCAGCCGTGAGATGGGGTCCAAGATGTACGGCCTGGTGCATCGCGCGGCCACCGCCGACGGAGCCGACAAGTCCGGGCTGACCGCGCTGACGTGGCCGGTCGTCGCGAACTTCGCCGTCGACGCCGCCATGGCCATCGCCCTGGCCGACACCCTGTTCTTCGCCGCGGCCTCCGGCGAGAGCAAGGGCAGGGTCGCGCTGTATCTGCTCATCACCATCGCGCCGTTCGCCGTCGTCGCCCCGCTGATCGGCCCGGCGCTGGACCGGCTGCAGCACGGCCGCCGCGTCGCACTCGCCACGTCGTTCATGCTGCGCACCGTGCTCGTGCTGGTGCTGATCGGCAACTTCGACGGCGCCACCGGCAGCTTCCCGTCGTGGGTGCTCTACCCGTGTGCCCTGGGAATGATGGTGCTGTCCAAGTCATTCAGCGTCTTGCGCAGCGCGATGACGCCGCGTGTGCTGCCGCCGACGATCGACCTGGTGCGGGTGAACTCCCGGCTGACGACGTTCGGACTCCTCGGCGGGACCATGGTCGGCGGCGCCGTCGCCGCGGCCGCGCAGTACCTGTTCCGCGTGTTCGAGCTGCCGGGGGCGTTGTACGTCGTCGTCGCCGTCTCGGTTGCCGGCGCGGCGCTGTCGATGCGGATACCGAAGTGGGTCGAGGTCACCGCAGGGGAAGTGCCCGCGACGCTGAGCTACCACGGTCGCACCGGTGAGCTGCGCCGCCATCCCGAACCGCACAAGGGTTCGTCGTCGGCACGACAACCGTTGGGCCGCAACATCATCACCGCGCTGTGGGGTAACTGCACCATCAAGGTGATGGTGGGCTTCCTCTTCCTCTACCCGGCCTTCGTGGCCAAGGCGCACGACGCCAGCGGCTGGGAGCAGCTGCGCATCCTCGGCCTCATCGGCGCGGCCGCCGCGATCGGCAACTTCGCGGGCAACTTCACCAGCGCACGCCTGAAGCTCGGCCACCCGGCGCAGGTGGTCGTCCGCTGCACCATCGCAGTCACCGCGAGCGCGCTGGCCACCGCCGTCAGCGGCAACCTCCTGGTGGCCGCCGTGGCCACCCTGATCACCTCCGGGGCAAGCGCCATCGCCAAAGCGTCTCTCGATGCGTCCCTGCAGGACGACCTGCCCGAACGATCACGGGCATCGGCCTTCGGGCGTTCGGAGTCGTTGCTGCAGTTGGCCTGGGTGGCCGGCGGCGCGATCGGCGTGCTGATCTACACCCAGCTGTGGGTCGGGTTCACCGGTGTCAGCGCGGTCCTGATCGTCGGCCTCGCGCAGACGGTGGTGAGCTACCGCGGCGATTCGTTGATACCCGGCCTCGGCGGTAACCGTCCGGTGGTCGCCGAACAGGAGGGCGGGCGGCGCCCCGACGGTGCGGCGGTGACGCAGGAGTGA
- a CDS encoding YccF domain-containing protein gives MRLILNVIWLLFGGLWLALGYLLAALICFVLIITIPFGFASLRIASYALWPFGRTVIEKPGTRPGALIGNVIWVILFGIWLAVGHIVSAVAMAVTIVGIPLALANLKMVPISLVPLGKEIVPVDAIGAANRPLGAAA, from the coding sequence ATGCGTCTGATCCTGAACGTCATATGGTTGCTCTTCGGCGGTCTCTGGCTGGCCCTGGGCTACCTGCTGGCGGCCCTGATCTGCTTCGTCCTGATCATCACGATTCCGTTCGGGTTCGCGTCCCTGCGGATCGCGTCCTATGCATTGTGGCCATTCGGTCGTACCGTCATCGAGAAACCCGGCACCCGTCCGGGCGCGCTGATCGGAAACGTCATCTGGGTCATCCTGTTCGGCATCTGGCTGGCCGTCGGCCACATCGTCTCGGCGGTGGCGATGGCGGTCACGATCGTCGGCATCCCGCTGGCGCTGGCCAACCTGAAAATGGTGCCTATCTCGTTGGTGCCGTTGGGTAAGGAGATCGTTCCGGTGGACGCAATCGGCGCCGCCAACCGCCCGCTCGGGGCCGCCGCATGA
- a CDS encoding DUF2530 domain-containing protein, translating to MTPQPPPLPPALLKQWPVIVVITAGWLIATVLAFTVPAFNEYRPFTVAGLGVGVLGTSIFLWQRRAVRRGSRGAQTGLD from the coding sequence ATGACGCCACAACCCCCGCCCCTGCCGCCCGCCCTGCTCAAGCAGTGGCCGGTGATCGTCGTGATCACTGCGGGCTGGTTGATCGCCACGGTGCTGGCGTTCACGGTGCCGGCATTTAACGAGTACCGGCCGTTCACGGTGGCCGGGCTGGGCGTCGGCGTGCTTGGCACATCGATCTTTCTGTGGCAACGTCGGGCCGTGCGGCGCGGATCACGCGGCGCGCAGACAGGACTCGACTGA
- a CDS encoding SRPBCC family protein: MAEPLLQAQIEINAPVEKVWSLISDLRLMPQWSPQCRLMKALGGPLRQGSRTLNFNRRNLLFWPTTSRITEFIPEKKLAFRVDQNGTVWSYELEPTENGTRVIESRHAENGVSAFSNLSVNALMGGVPNFERELVDGMNESLSRIKAAAEN, from the coding sequence ATGGCAGAGCCGCTGTTGCAGGCGCAGATCGAAATCAACGCCCCCGTCGAGAAGGTCTGGTCGCTGATCTCCGATCTACGACTGATGCCGCAGTGGAGCCCGCAGTGCCGGTTGATGAAGGCACTGGGCGGTCCGTTGCGGCAGGGCAGCAGGACGCTGAATTTCAATCGCCGTAACCTCCTGTTCTGGCCGACGACGAGTCGTATCACGGAGTTCATCCCCGAAAAGAAGTTGGCGTTTCGCGTCGACCAGAACGGGACGGTCTGGTCCTACGAACTGGAGCCGACGGAGAACGGAACACGGGTCATCGAGAGTCGCCACGCCGAGAACGGGGTGTCGGCCTTCTCCAACCTTTCGGTCAACGCATTGATGGGCGGTGTGCCCAACTTCGAACGCGAACTCGTCGACGGGATGAACGAATCGCTGTCGCGGATCAAGGCCGCGGCCGAAAACTAG
- a CDS encoding cold-shock protein, whose translation MPTGRVKWYDAEKGFGFLSQEEGEDVYVRSSALPAGVEGLKAGQKVEFGMAAGRRGPQALSVKIIESPPSLTRTRREAAAAEHKHTPDELHGMVEDMITLLESAVQPELRKGRYPDRKVARRVSEVVRAVARELDA comes from the coding sequence GTGCCGACCGGCCGGGTTAAGTGGTATGACGCCGAAAAGGGTTTCGGCTTTCTGTCGCAGGAAGAGGGCGAGGACGTCTACGTCCGCTCCTCCGCGCTGCCTGCCGGTGTCGAGGGGCTCAAGGCCGGACAGAAGGTCGAGTTCGGCATGGCCGCAGGCCGGCGTGGGCCGCAGGCGTTGAGCGTGAAGATCATCGAATCGCCACCGAGCTTGACGCGCACCCGCCGAGAGGCCGCCGCCGCGGAGCACAAGCACACACCCGACGAGCTGCACGGCATGGTCGAGGACATGATCACGCTGTTGGAAAGCGCCGTGCAGCCCGAGCTGCGCAAGGGCCGCTACCCCGACCGCAAGGTCGCGCGACGGGTGTCCGAGGTGGTCCGCGCCGTCGCGCGCGAACTCGACGCCTGA
- a CDS encoding MogA/MoaB family molybdenum cofactor biosynthesis protein, producing MSSGRVVIASTRAAAGVYEDRCGPIIVDWLNQRGIATPAPTVVADGADVGQALTAAVGDKVDVVITSGGTGISPTDGTAEATANIVDYQIPGLADAIRRAGEDKVPTSVLSRGVCGVSGRTLIVNLPGSPGGVKDGLAVLEKVLEHALDQLAGGDHPR from the coding sequence ATGAGTTCCGGCCGGGTCGTCATCGCCTCCACGCGCGCCGCGGCAGGGGTATATGAGGACCGCTGCGGTCCGATCATCGTCGACTGGCTCAATCAGCGCGGCATCGCCACGCCCGCGCCGACGGTCGTGGCCGACGGCGCCGACGTCGGCCAGGCGTTGACCGCCGCCGTCGGCGACAAGGTCGACGTCGTGATCACCTCCGGAGGCACCGGCATATCGCCGACCGACGGGACCGCCGAGGCGACCGCCAACATCGTCGACTACCAGATTCCCGGCCTGGCCGACGCCATCCGCCGGGCGGGTGAGGACAAGGTGCCCACCTCCGTGCTGTCACGTGGCGTGTGCGGCGTCAGCGGGCGGACCCTGATCGTCAACCTGCCCGGCTCCCCAGGGGGCGTCAAAGACGGTCTGGCGGTGCTGGAGAAGGTGCTCGAGCATGCGCTGGATCAGCTTGCCGGAGGGGACCATCCACGATGA